TTATTTGTTCAGTCCAAAAAAGAAGATCATGAAATTATACCCCTTATAAATGGTGCATTGTTCAATTTAAGCTATCGTCTAAGAGCTCATAACATCAGAGTAGAACATCGATATCGAAACTTTGATAAGGTAAAAATAATCAATTGTAGTAAACGACTCCTACTCGGAGCAATTGTAAATATTATTGATAACTCTATTTATTGGCTTAATAGAAAGGAAAAGAACCTAGAGAAAACAGATGAAGGTTTTGAAAAACGAATTTTAATTGATCTGTTTCTAAATAAAAATGATGATATGCTGGAAATTCTTATTGCTGATAATGCTGTTGGATTTGGACTTCCTACCGATCAAATCACCAAACCTTTTATTACCGATAAAGATGATGGGTTAGGTATGGGCTTAGGTTTACATATAGCCAGTGAAGTTATGAAAATTCATGATGGAGAAATTAATTTTCCTGATAAAGGAAATTATGACATTCCTGAAATCTATAAATATGGAGCTCTAGTTGTTTTGCGGCTCAAGCTTAACCAATCAAGAAAATAGCATGAAAATACCTTCAAATGGAAAAGTCATTGTTTTTGATGATAAATACGATCAAATAGCGAATCTTTTAAAATCTCTTTCTCAAGAGAAGATACCTTATTTGTACTATCAGGATGAAGCTGGTTCTGATTTACCAGATGTACCTGTTCGTAATGTTAGGTTAGTCATTTTGGACTTACAATTAGTCTCTGATCAGAATTTTTCTGAAGAAAATATTGTGTCATCAGTAGGAGCAAGATTTGAAAGAACACTAGAACCGAATGTTCCGTACATTTTGATCTATTGGAGCACTAAGGCAAAGAAATATCAAACCATATTAGAGAAATCTTTTGAAGATAGGCTATCTCAATTCACTCCATTGGTCTCCGTAAGTATGAAGAAGTCGGAAGCATTAAAGGCCAATAATCCAGTGGAATTTATTAAAAATGAATTAAAACAGATTACAGAGGAGTTCTCGTCATACTATACAATGGGTATGTGGGAATCAGCAGTTAATGATGCGGCTGGTAGTATAACAAACAGTTTAATTAATATATTTGATCGACAAAAAAATTGGGATAAGAACTTTAAGAATTTGATTTATTCACTGGCTCTTGCTGAAATCGGAAAAAGTCATTTACCTGAGTATTCAGATAATGAGAAGCTTAAAGCTGCAATTAGTGTTATTAACAGCATGTTTATTGATTCAATTGATTTAGAAACTGATAAAGCTTTTTCAGAAGTCGAAATTACAGATATTAAGCAAGGGGGAAATGGCCTATCAAAAGAGGCAAGGATTTCATTGAATTCTAAACTGCATGCATTGAATGATAGTCCGTTAAAAGGTTTGGTACGAGGCAATCTTTATGTGGAAGAGTTAAATCCTATAGGAAAAAAAATATTTAAAGAAGACGTCAAAGCGACTTTCCAAGAATCACTTAAAAAAGAAAAAACCAAGATTAAATCCCTTAAACTTGATATTACTCCAGCTTGTGATTATGCTCAAAAAAAGGGTTATAGCAGAATTTTACACGGAATTGCAATCGCTGCTGATGTGGAGAGAAAAAATCTTCAAGATGGCGAATATATGTATAAGCAATCTCCAACAATATTAATTGGCGGAGAGCCTTATTTTATATTTTTTGACTTTAGATATTTAGATTCCTTAGATTCGTCAACTCTATCTACTACCACTGTTAATTTAAGATTGAGACTAAATATAATTCTTGATATTCAAGCTCAAATTTCACATAATTTTAATCGACCAGGGATTGTAACGATTTAACAATTCATGTTCAGTAGAACCTTTTAGGTACGCTGTCAAAATTTCTATTTGTGTGTCGGGTATTTATTTTCTTAATCCAGAAAAGGGGAAAGGTTGCATAAAGTTTTAGGATGGAAAGTTATACAAACAGAAGAGAGGGCAGGAATATCCTTTGGCATTTGGCTTATATGCTTCTATGCTTGGTTTTAGAGCGAATGGAATGTGTACTAAAGTCAAAGTTACATGCGTCTGACATTTTCCATCGTCTGAAGCGATCCTAAACTCCCACTATTCAAGCTTTATAATTTTATTTGTTGAGAAAGGCCGATTTTACTATATTTGACAAAAGTTGTCCTGAATTTTTTTTCTATGCATTTTAAGGAAACGTTTGGAGAGCTCATTCGAAAATTGAGAGAAAAAAGAGGATTGCCCATTCGAAAGGTAGCCGCTTATCTGGATATTGACCCGTCAACATTAAGCAAGATAGAACGTAATGAGAGGTCGGCTAACAGAGAAATGATCAATAACCTGGCCGAAATTTTTGATGTGGATGTTGAATATCTATTGATTAATTTTTTAAGTGATAAAATATCTTATGATCTGCTGAATGAGCAATGTTCCGAAAAAGTACTTCAAGCAGCTGAAGAAAAAATCAAATACTTTCGTTCCAAACTAGCTCAACAAAGCAAACTCAAACTTTAACTATGAAGAAATATTCCGTAATAAGAAAGAGGTATAAAATAGAAGCAGAGAAAGCTAAAGATGAAGGCATGGCTTTTTTTACGCACTACTTACAAAATCATACCAATGGGATATCCGGATATTTCAGAAACGATGCTGATAGGTATCATGAGTTGTTAAATGAGGAATCAAAAGTCAAAGAGCCTGATTTCCAGTACATGCTTCCGATTGAATGGGATGTTCCGTTTCCCCCTCCCGAAAAACCCACTTTCACATTCATAGATTTATTTGCAGGAATAGGAGGGTTCAGAATAGCTTTTCAAAACCAAGGAGGAAAATGTATTTTTTCTTCCGAATGGAATCGTTATGCAAAAAAAACCTATGAAGCCAATTTTGGCGAGGTTCCGTTTGGTGACATTACTAAAATTGACGAGAAAAAGATTCCTGATCATGATATATTACTAGGGGGCTTCCCATGTCAGCCTTTTTCTATCGCAGGAGTCTCCAAGAAAAACAGTCTTGGCAGAAACCATGGTTTCCTAGATGAAACCCAAGGCACACTTTTTTATGATATCGTACGAATTATAAAAGAGAAACGTCCTAAAGCATTTTTGCTAGAGAATGTAAAAAATCTTCGCTCGCACGACAAAGGAAAGACCTACAAAATAATCATCGAAGCGCTAAAGGAACTTAACTATATTACCTTTGATAAGGTTCTTGATGCCAGATATTATGTGCCGCAACATCGTGAGAGAATTTTCATAGCAGGTTTTAACAAAGATTATTTTAGTGAGAGTATCCTTTTTGAATTTCCTGAAACGCCTGATCAGGAGATAAAATTTCGGGACATACTGGAGAAAAGACCCGATCCAAAATATACGTTAACTGATCAACTCTGGAACTATCTTCAACAATATGCTGAGAAGCATAGACAAAAGGGAAACGGTTTTGGTTTTGGCATGACAGATCCGGAGGGAATATCACGAACTTTAAGTGCCAGGTATTACAAAGACGGATCTGAAATACTGATTGCACAAAGAGGTAAAAATCCAAGGCGACTTACCCCAAAAGAATGTAAAAGATTGATGGGGTATCCTGAAAATTTCCGAATAAAAGATATTGGAGTTTCGGACACGCAACTTTATAAACAATTCGGGAATTCTGTTGCTGTACCTGTAGTCAGTGATATTGCAGAGAAAATGATGAACTTGATACAGCAGAATTTAAAGCCTCACGTTTCAAAAAATTCAGAAAAAAAAGAAGCTATGTTCTCTTGATAGTTTCGATTAAGTTATCTAGGGTTTCTTTTCGCTCATTCCGTTTCAATTCACATTCCCAGATTATAATGACCTGCCATCCGGATTTTTTTAATTTTTCAACGTGTTTTGTATCGTTTTCCTTGTTCTTGTTAATTTTATCAATCCACCATTGGGTACGGGTTTTAGGAATTACAAAATATTTGCACCCTTTATGACCATGCCAGAAACAACCGTGGACAAACATTACTGTCTTATATTTTCTTAAAACCAGATCAGGTTTTCCAGGAAGTTTTCTATTATGAAGTCCATACCGGAATCCCTGTGCATGCAGAAATTTTCGGACAAGAATTTCAGGCTTGGTATTTTTGCCTTTAATTCTGCTCATGTTATAACTTCTTACTTCCGGTTCATGAACGTCTGCCATGGTCAGGCTTGTTTGTCTCTCACAAGTTTTATAAAGTCTTTAACAGTCAGCAACTCCGTTTGTTGTCCCTTTGAAAATGTTGACAGAAGGGGCGAAGGGACTACTAAGGAAATGCTCTGTGCTTTCATTTCATCCGTTTGATTCTCGCTGATCGCCGGTTGAAGTGTTATCAGGTGTTTGATCCTAATACGATCTGCTTCTGCCAGGACTTGCCGCCA
This region of Fulvivirga ulvae genomic DNA includes:
- a CDS encoding helix-turn-helix domain-containing protein, coding for MHFKETFGELIRKLREKRGLPIRKVAAYLDIDPSTLSKIERNERSANREMINNLAEIFDVDVEYLLINFLSDKISYDLLNEQCSEKVLQAAEEKIKYFRSKLAQQSKLKL
- the dcm gene encoding DNA (cytosine-5-)-methyltransferase; this translates as MKKYSVIRKRYKIEAEKAKDEGMAFFTHYLQNHTNGISGYFRNDADRYHELLNEESKVKEPDFQYMLPIEWDVPFPPPEKPTFTFIDLFAGIGGFRIAFQNQGGKCIFSSEWNRYAKKTYEANFGEVPFGDITKIDEKKIPDHDILLGGFPCQPFSIAGVSKKNSLGRNHGFLDETQGTLFYDIVRIIKEKRPKAFLLENVKNLRSHDKGKTYKIIIEALKELNYITFDKVLDARYYVPQHRERIFIAGFNKDYFSESILFEFPETPDQEIKFRDILEKRPDPKYTLTDQLWNYLQQYAEKHRQKGNGFGFGMTDPEGISRTLSARYYKDGSEILIAQRGKNPRRLTPKECKRLMGYPENFRIKDIGVSDTQLYKQFGNSVAVPVVSDIAEKMMNLIQQNLKPHVSKNSEKKEAMFS
- a CDS encoding very short patch repair endonuclease, with product MADVHEPEVRSYNMSRIKGKNTKPEILVRKFLHAQGFRYGLHNRKLPGKPDLVLRKYKTVMFVHGCFWHGHKGCKYFVIPKTRTQWWIDKINKNKENDTKHVEKLKKSGWQVIIIWECELKRNERKETLDNLIETIKRT